A genomic window from Salvia miltiorrhiza cultivar Shanhuang (shh) chromosome 5, IMPLAD_Smil_shh, whole genome shotgun sequence includes:
- the LOC131025237 gene encoding mitochondrial outer membrane protein porin of 36 kDa-like — protein MVYVKGPGLYSDIGKRARDLLYKDYQGDRKFTLSTLTSTGVAITSSGTKKGDLFLADVSTLLKNKNITTDVKVDTSSNVFTTITIDEPAPGVKAIFRFVAPDQKSGKVELQYLHEYAGISTSLGFTAKPTVNFSGVAGNHRATVGTDISFDTGTGNFTKLNAGISLASTDLIASLMVNDKGQSVTASYFHTVSPLTVTTVGAEFTHSFSSNENTLTFGAHHLMDPTTAVKARVNNYGKASALLQHEWRPKSLITISGEVDTRAIEKSAKIGLAVAIKP, from the exons atggttTACGTCAAGGGTCCAGGCCTCTACTCAGACATTGGCAAGAGAGCTAGag aTCTTCTTTACAAGGATTATCAGGGCGATCGGAAGTTCACTCTCAGTACTTTGACTTCAACTGGGGTG GCCATTACTTCATCAGGGACTAAGAAAGGGGACTTGTTCTTAGCTGATGTTAGCACCCTTTTAAAGAACAAGAACATCACCACTGATGTGAAAGTGGATACCAGCTCCAAT GTATTCACAACCATCACTATCGATGAGCCGGCTCCCGGGGTGAAGGCGATCTTTAGATTTGTGGCTCCGGATCAGAAGTCCGGCAAG gtGGAGCTTCAATATCTACACGAGTACGCCGGGATCAGCACGAGCCTCGGGTTTACTGCCAAGCCGACCGTCAACTTCTCCGGTGTGGCCGGGAATCACCGGGCCACCGTTGGCACAGACATTTCCTTCGACACCGGTACCGGGAATTTCACCAAATTGAACGCCGGAATCAGTCTCGCCAGTACTGACCTAATCGCATCCTTGATGGT GAACGACAAGGGGCAGAGCGTCACGGCATCCTACTTCCACACTGTCAGCCCGCTGACGGTCACCACCGTAGGGGCGGAGTTCACCCACAGCTTCTCGAGCAACGAGAACACCCTCACCTTCGGGGCGCATCATCTGATGGACCCCACCACCGCGGTGAAGGCTCGGGTGAACAACTACGGCAAGGCGAGCGCGCTCCTGCAGCACGAGTGGCGCCCGAAGTCCCTCATCACCATCTCCGGCGAAGTCGACACCAGAGCCATAGAGAAGAGCGCCAAGATTGGGCTGGCTGTGGCTATCAAGCcatga
- the LOC131025235 gene encoding serine/threonine-protein kinase PBL34-like, with the protein MGLADDGLKVESWSVEKSKGRKKRDDDDDAVEETGCWIKLRFIGSCISSRSKVDNSLSGISTHESKSTNGTSTDQPVAPVIPSTTTSNAESNSSSSKLEEELKVSSRLRKFTFIDLKLATRNFRPESLLGEGGFGCVFKGWIEENGTAPVKPGTGLTVAVKTLNHDGLQGHKEWLAEVNFLGDLVHPNLVKLIGYCIEDDQRLLVYEFMPRGSLENHLFRRSLPLPWSIRMKIALGAAKGLAFLHEEAERPVIYRDFKTSNILLDAEYNSKLSDFGLAKDAPDEGKTHVSTRVMGTYGYAAPEYVMTGHLTSKSDVYSFGVVLLEVVTGRRSMDKNRPNGEHNLVEWARPHLGDRKRFYRLIDPRLEGHFSIKGAQKAAQLAARCLSRDPKARPLMSEVVEALKPLPNLKDMASSSYYFQTMQADRVSSSPNGKNGLRTHGSFTRNGQHQQQHPRSLSISNGTHASPYHQFAHNSPKPNGKT; encoded by the exons ATGGGATTAGCTGATGATGGCTTAAAGGTTGAATCTTGGAGCGTTGAGAAATCTAAGGGGAGGAAGAAgagagatgatgatgatgatgcggTGGAGGAGACTggttgttggattaaattgaggtttattgGGAGCTGTATTTCTTCAAGATCTAAAGTTGATAACTCTCTTAGTGGCATCAGCACTCATG AGAGTAAATCTACGAACGGGACTAGTACGGATCAACCAGTTGCCCCGGTAATCCCGTCCACCACCACTAGCAACGCTGAAAGCAATTCTTCCAGTAGCAAACTCGAAGAAGAACTTAAAGTTTCTTCTCGACTGCGGAAGTTCACATTTATTGACCTTAAGTTGGCAACTAGAAATTTCAGACCAGAATCTCTCCTTGGCGAGGGGGGCTTTGGTTGCGTGTTTAAGGGGTGGATCGAAGAGAACGGCACGGCCCCAGTCAAGCCCGGGACGGGACTCACAGTCGCCGTCAAAACCCTGAATCACGACGGACTTCAGGGTCACAAAGAATGGCTG GCTGAAGTAAACTTTTTAGGCGATCTCGTTCATCCTAATTTGGTTAAATTAATAGGCTACTGTATCGAAGATGATCAGAGGCTGCTCGTCTATGAGTTCATGCCCAGAGGAAGCTTGGAGAACCACCTATTCAGAA GGTCGTTGCCACTCCCATGGTCGATCAGGATGAAAATAGCTCTAGGAGCTGCCAAGGGGCTTGCATTTCTCCACGAGGAGGCGGAAAGACCGGTGATATATCGTGATTTCAAGACGTCTAACATTTTGCTAGATGCT GAATACAACTCGAAACTTTCCGATTTCGGACTCGCTAAAGATGCTCCCGATGAAGGCAAAACTCACGTGTCTACCCGCGTGATGGGAACCTACGGTTATGCAGCCCCCGAATACGTCATGACAG GACATCTTACATCAAAAAGCGACGTATACAGCTTCGGCGTCGTCCTACTCGAAGTGGTCACGGGTAGGCGATCAATGGACAAGAACCGGCCGAACGGGGAGCACAACCTCGTGGAATGGGCTCGGCCTCATCTAGGCGACCGGAAGCGCTTCTACCGTTTGATAGACCCCCGGCTCGAAGGTCATTTTTCTATTAAAGGCGCCCAGAAGGCCGCCCAGCTGGCGGCCCGTTGCCTCAGCCGCGACCCGAAAGCCCGGCCGCTGATGAGCGAGGTGGTCGAAGCCCTGAAGCCTCTGCCGAACCTCAAGGACATGGCGAGCTCGTCTTACTACTTCCAGACGATGCAGGCCGACCGGGTCAGCTCCAGCCCCAACGGGAAGAACGGCCTGAGAACGCACGGGTCGTTCACGAGGAACGGGCAGCATCAGCAGCAGCACCCGAGGAGCCTCTCGATATCGAACGGGACCCACGCTTCGCCGTACCACCAGTTTGCTCATAACTCCCCGAAACCAAACGGTAAAACATAG
- the LOC131025233 gene encoding uncharacterized protein LOC131025233 translates to MEGLSGRSSFQIDSDIDVAEDDGLIIIAEDKIPDNWPDAEDKCSYRGLDRNFVFAGEQVRLLICLSENKHNSGIITPSENVVGQRSHRENEEVVGGTNSFSHAKYANTDEQKDKNGEARGNSTHSQKDASTGESIPGNDDQRRHTDQLLQRFEDSHFFARIAESNEPLWSERSAQEACFKLMETCKEKLTGDSSETAQILKNKNPTSVVIDRGELHSPTSGGVARGAAKCFSLSNGDIVVILQVKVGVEFMMDPILEILQLEKYHERKPFLETQQVQASFNKDPYKELLNWLLPVNNSRRSSARPLSPDSSSSPRPSIRTSTSKRSVSVSSATELFSFGHVRSYSMSSLQPNKLPPEAVMKTSARSSSVQEDHYQYSFRSFIDIGNSGNEKLLSFRGVPLVPDRFSVQCGLEGLFTPGRRWRRKFDLIQPLEIHSFCVDCNADDLLCVCVKNVSPAYAPDVVVFIDSIMVVFEEASSSGPPLPLPVTCTESGNEDSLPNLALRRGEEHSFILKPVTTLWRDPKVQTGSNLGKRRTSTRAARSSPHPFTNTKWRYSDAPAVQYAVLVSCRCNYTESKLFFRHPVNWQPHFARDLMISVASDMSRRTVASHRTQLPVQALYLQASNMTPDDLTLTVMTPAPSPLCLSPDQAQITEDGPQSDSISNRFAPLSNMIPSSDLSCTHLCMQTRVPLGCVPSQSTVAINLELVPLTNGIITLDSLQIDVKEKGRYKPKHALKIAAASTPIL, encoded by the exons ATGGAAGGTCTAAGTGGAAGGAGTAGCTTTCAAATTGATAGCGATATTGATGTTGCCGAAGATGATGGATTGATAATCATTGCAGAAGATA AAATTCCTGACAATTGGCCAGACGCAGAGGACAAATGTTCCTACCGCGGTTTAGATCGTAACTTCGTTTTTGCTG GTGAACAGGTCCGATTACTCATATGTCTGTCTGAAAATAAGCACAATTCAGGAATTATTACACCCTCAGAAAATGTGGTTGGACAAAGGTCCCATCGAGAAAACGAAGAGGTCGTAGGAGGTACAAATTCATTTTCACATGCGAAGTATGCAAATACTGACGAACAGAAAGATAAAAATGGTGAGGCTAGAGGGAATAGTACTCATTCACAAAAGGATGCCTCAACTGGTGAATCCATCCCTGGAAATGATGATCAGAGGAGACACACCGATCAGTTGTTACAAAGATTTGAAGATTCTCATTTTTTTGCTCGAATTGCGGAGTCAAATGAACCTCTTTGGTCTGAAAGGAGTGCTCAAGAAGCTTGTTTCAAGTTAATGGAGACATGTAAAGAAAAGTTGACAGGAGATTCTTCAGAAACTGCACAGATTCTGAAGAACAAGAATCCTACGAGTGTTGTGATTGACAGAGGAGAATTGCATTCTCCCACATCTGGGGGAGTCGCCCGGGGTGCTGCCAAGTGCTTCTCCCTTTCAAATGGAGACATAGTG GTGATTTTACAGGTAAAGGTTGGCGTTGAGTTTATGATGGATCCCATCCTAGAGATACTTCAGCTTGAAAAGTATCATGAAAGAAAACCATTCCTAGAGACTCAGCAAGTTCAAGCTTCTTTTAATAAAGATCCTTATAAAGAATTGTTGAACTGGTTGCTTCCTGTGAATAATTCTCGTCGATCTTCTGCTCGTCCTTTATCTCCCGACTCGAGTTCCAGTCCCCGTCCAAGTATACGGACCTCAACCTCAAAACGCTCGGTGTCCGTATCTTCTGCCACGGAGCTTTTTTCTTTTGGTCATGTTAGGAGCTATTCTATGTCCTCGCTCCAGCCAAATAAGTTACCACCCGAAGCTGTGATGAAAACCAGTGCTAGATCAAGCTCTGTTCAAGAAGATCATTATCAATATTCATTTAGGAGTTTTATTGATATTGGAAATAGTGGAAACGAAAAACTACTATCTTTCCGTGGCGTGCCTTTGGTGCCTGACAGATTTTCTGTTCAGTGTGGTCTGGAAGGGCTTTTTACTCCTGGAAGAAGGTGGAGGAGGAAATTTGACTTGATACAGCCGCTGGAAATTCATTCCTTTTGTGTTGATTGTAACGCAGACGATCTTCTTTGTGTTTGTGTAAAG AATGTTTCTCCTGCATATGCACCAGATGTGGTCGTGTTCATAGACTCCATTATGGTGGTTTTTGAAGAGGCCTCAAGTAGCGGACCGCCATTACCTTTACCTGTTACTTGCACTGAATCTGGGAATGAGGACAGTTTGCCGAATTTAGCATTAAG GCGAGGTGAAGAACACTCTTTTATTCTCAAACCTGTAACGACGTTATGGAGGGATCCCAAAGTTCAGACTGGTAGTAATTTGGGAAAGCGGCGCACATCAACTCGAGCTGCTAGGTCAAGTCCTCACCCCTTCACCAATACCAAATGGAGATATAGCGACGCACCTGCTGTTCAATATGCAGTTCTTGTGTCATGCCGATGTAACTATACTG AATCAAAGTTGTTCTTTAGGCATCCAGTAAACTGGCAGCCTCATTTTGCAAGAGATCTCATGATCTCTGTTGCATCTGATATGTCGAGACGAACAGTTGCATCTCATAGAACTCAGCTCCCTGTTCAG GCTTTATATCTTCAAGCGTCAAATATGACACCCGATGATCTGACGTTGACAGTTATGACTCCAGCACCATCACCTTTGTGTCTATCTCCAGATCAGGCGCAGATCACAGAAGACGGTCCACAATCAGATTCTATCAGTAACCGCTTTGCACCCTTATCTAACATGATCCCGAGCAGTGACCTGAGCTGCACGCACTTATGTATGCAGACTAGAGTTCCACTAGG ATGCGTTCCTTCTCAATCCACGGTGGCTATCAATCTTGAACTAGTCCCTTTGACAAATGGAATAATAACCCTTGATTCTCTACAGATTGACGTTAAGGAGAAAG GCCGTTATAAGCCTAAGCACGCGCTGAAGATTGCTGCAGCTTCAACTCCCATCTTATAA
- the LOC131026150 gene encoding uncharacterized protein LOC131026150, whose protein sequence is MSYFCIFLFVINRKVYGSLTPTRGIRQGCPLSPFLFVIYAQGLSVGLYHYERRQLIEGIKVAKMSPAISHLFFADDSLLFFKASVTGVRTIKSLLEEYSVASGQLVNLEKSAVSFSPCSSRRDIEMVVETLGIRETSGHSLYLGLPTFIVRKKKVQFDYLRERVYKKLSSWKNKFFSVGGKEVLIKSVIQAIPTYTMSCFKVPMAICTDIERACSNFWWGETDSGKQMHWASWEKLCLQKSKGGLGFRRLGSFNQALLAKQAWWLLKFPNSLVARVLRGRYFKDGDLLNAQPSSNASYSWRSITWGHDLLKGGLRRRVGNGNSIKAFDDPWIPVAGSGIAACSDGAQNDLMAKDFMVGSSWDKIKLAAAFLPFEVSAIETIPLSRLGVDDDWYWIYDEKGRFSVKSGYLLATDFYSPHPASTSEEQKKWCSLLWSINIPPKVKIFIWRATKNLIATDSNLVRHHIPTTEAKLQIHGSLRLLPREGDGRWISPRRGLLRLDVDFSFHDVNGVAGVGFLVRDWTGSLIAAAAHRVGRTETILMGELQAMLLGIGFCLEQDLGPIVLYSDSMLAIHVVHEDYKGMDSLSDELFETFVAAKDRIVVDFRHVRREANRAAHSLANFAAWSDGVMIWKQGFPAWLTDIVHRDLK, encoded by the exons ATGAGTTACTTCTGTATCTTTCTCTTTGTTATTAATCGGAAAGTTTATGGCTCTCTTACCCCCACACGTGGTATCCGACAAGGGTGTCCGTTGTCCCCGTTCCTCTTTGTGATTTATGCTCAAGGTCTGTCTGTTGGCCTTTATCACTATGAGAGACGACAACTGATTGAAGGGATTAAGGTAGCTAAAATGAGTCCGGCTATATCCCATCTCTTTTTCGCCGATGACAGCCTCTTGTTCTTCAAAGCTTCGGTGACGGGTGTTAGAACTATCAAGAGTCTTTTGGAGGAGTATTCTGTTGCCTCGGGACAACTTGTCAATCTGGAAAAGTCAGCGGTCTCGTTCAGTCCCTGTTCTTCTAGGCGGGATATTGAGATGGTTGTTGAAACTCTGGGTATTCGTGAGACTTCGGGTCATTCTTTGTATCTTGGACTGCCAACTTTTATTGTTCGCAAGAAAAAAGTTCAGTTTGATTATCTCAGGGAGAGGGTCTATAAGAAACTTAGCTCTTGGAAAAACAAGTTTTTCTCTGTTGGTGGGAAGGAGGTCCTCATTAAATCTGTCATCCAAGCAATCCCAACTTATACTATGAGCTGTTTCAAAGTCCCAATGGCGATTTGTACGGATATTGAGCGGGCTTGTTCGAATTTCTGGTGGGGAGAAACTGATTCTGGTAAGCAAATGCATTGGGCTTCTTGGGAGAAATTATGTCTGCAAAAATCTAAAGGGGGCTTGGGTTTTCGAAGATTAGGTTCTTTTAATCAAGCTTTGTTAGCAAAGCAAGCTTGGTGGCTGTTAAAGTTTCCTAACTCGCTGGTGGCGAGAGTTTTGAGAGGGCGTTATTTTAAAGATGGGGATCTTCTTAATGCGCAGCCTTCGTCTAATGCTTCGTACTCTTGGAGGTCTATTACTTGGGGGCATGATTTATTGAAAGGGGGCTTGCGGCGGCGTGTTGGGAATGGGAATTCCATTAAAGCCTTTGACGATCCTTGGATTCCTGTGGCGGGCAGTGGGATTGCCGCTTGTTCGGATGGGGCTCAGAACGATTTGATGGCCAAGGATTTCATGGTTGGCAGTTCGTGGGACAAGATCAAACTTGCGGCTGCTTTTCTTCCTTTTGAAGTGAGTGCTATTGAAACAATTCCACTTTCGAGGCTTGGGGTGGACGATGATTGGTATTGGATTTATGACGAGAAGGGGCGATTCTCTGTTAAATCGGGATATCTACTCGCTACTGATTTTTACTCTCCGCATCCAGCTTCTACGTCTGAGGAGCAAAAGAAATGGTGCAGTCTGCTTTGGTCTATCAATATACCTCCTAAAGTTAAGATCTTTATTTGGAGAGCTACTAAAAATCTTATAGCTACTGATTCAAACTTAGTTCGTCATCATATCCCAACCACGGAG GCCAAGCTGCAGATTCATGGAAGTCTCCGGCTGCTGCCGAGGGAGGGAGACGGCCGCTGGATTTCGCCTCGCCGCGGTCTTCTCCGCCTTGACGTTGATTTCTCCTTCCACGATGTTAATGGAGTTGCTGGTGTTGGGTTCCTGGTGCGCGACTGGACAGGTTCGTTGATTGCTGCAGCGGCGCATCGTGTAGGGAGAACGGAGACCATTTTGATGGGGGAGCTGCAGGCTATGCTTCTGGGTATTGGTTTCTGCCTTGAACAAGATCTTGGCCCGATTGTGCTTTACTCTGATTCCATGTTGGCTATTCACGTAGTCCATGAAGATTATAAGGGTATGGATTCTTTAAGTGATGAGTTGTTTGAGACGTTTGTGGCTGCTAAAGATAGGATTGTTGTGGATTTTCGGCATGTTCGCCGTGAGGCGAATAGAGCCGCTCATAGTCTAGCGAATTTCGCTGCTTGGTCTGATGGTGTAATGATCTGGAAGCAAGGTTTCCCCGCCTGGCTTACAGATATTGTTCATCGGGATTTGAAATAA
- the LOC131025238 gene encoding F-box protein At1g11270-like: protein MDGIQNYLPHDVIEGILSRLPVKSLLRFKCVCKQWSATISAPKFAQTHLRRSKNSSSTILLVDLENSPEKAQLVDLETEQFRHSAVDYPVEVSVADVMCHCDGLYVLWCSDRGYALWNPSRRSYKMLNYQQYRFDHDQLMCGICYDPLVEDYNVVMADSTHYAVFHCRRNCWSDLKELNLSITIRYDVDDASGLPLKNGSIYWLRCVWGEGEVLRYEIVYFDGRDEEMKILCKADGDSFPVRMISSGECLRFFARDWDDQWVEMAMPPAAAAPAMPFGGGYAPLCWTHDGGKILLESSKDNSLQIYDVSEKSLARVGYPWNVLILHEHRPRLFPHVENVFWD, encoded by the coding sequence ATGGATGGAATCCAGAACTATCTTCCGCATGATGTCATCGAAGGCATCCTCTCCCGATTGCCGGTGAAGTCTCTCCTCCGATTCAAGTGCGTATGCAAGCAGTGGAGCGCCACCATCTCCGCCCCCAAATTCGCCCAAACTCATCTCCGGCGATCCAAAAACTCATCATCAACGATTCTACTTGTAGATCTGGAAAATTCTCCCGAAAAAGCTCAACTCGTCGATCTGGAAACCGAACAATTCCGACACTCAGCCGTCGATTATCCGGTAGAGGTTTCCGTAGCGGATGTGATGTGCCATTGCGATGGTTTATACGTCTTGTGGTGTTCAGATCGTGGTTATGCGTTGTGGAATCCATCACGCAGATCCTACAAAATGTTGAATTACCAGCAATATCGATTCGATCATGATCAATTGATGTGTGGGATCTGTTACGATCCATTGGTGGAGGATTACAACGTGGTGATGGCTGATTCAACGCATTACGCAGTGTTTCACTGTAGAAGGAATTGTTGGAGCGATTTGAAAGAGTTGAATCTGAGCATAACGATCCGTTACGATGTCGACGATGCTAGTGGTCTCCCTTTGAAGAATGGATCCATTTATTGGCTCCGTTGCGTATGGGGTGAAGGTGAAGTCCTTAGGTATGAAATAGTTTATTTCGATGGAAGAGATGAAGAGATGAAGATTCTGTGCAAAGCAGACGGCGATTCTTTTCCCGTCCGAATGATTTCTTCAGGAGAGTGTTTGCGTTTCTTCGCGCGAGATTGGGACGACCAATGGGTGGAGATGGCGATgccgccggcggcggcggcgccggcgaTGCCGTTTGGTGGTGGCTATGCGCCTCTGTGTTGGACTCATGATGGAGGTAAGATTCTACTTGAAAGCTCCAAAGATAATTCTCTGCAAATCTACGATGTGAGTGAAAAAAGCCTAGCAAGAGTTGGGTATCCTTGGAATGTTTTAATATTACATGAGCATCGTCCTCGTCTCTTCCCCCACGTAGAAAACGTGTTTTGGGATTAA
- the LOC131026151 gene encoding uncharacterized protein LOC131026151, whose amino-acid sequence MEELQRLIVEYVPPDLHNVEEQQSEYEVSDGDVHSDETDEDRDLGKSSISRVVYDPKCDHKELQIVIGMMFQDGWQRRSALTSYSIENGKFIQFRRVSKRQCEARCIPPCEWKVYASVVKEDQSFCIKRYRGYHSCPRAMSNKLLTSKWVAMKYLNVFRVRPELSIAELRADIVTRFKYDLPKDRLYKAKFIAKELVRGTVEHYYGQLRRYIAELRRVDREGRFELLLGDNVVFRGLYMGFSSLIKGFKRSCRPLIGLDGCFLKTYLGGILLCAIGKDGNDQMYPIAWAVVEIENEENWSWFLKCLIEDMGIGDGNGYAFISDQQKGLQNAVASLAPFAEHRNCARHVYMNWKKEHKGSTLKNMFWRAVRSTYIEEYKAAIEEMKLEDRAAYEDFINRDTHKFCKAFISTTCCSDMVDNNIAETFNGYILNARGKHIIHMCEEIRCNQMVRQVKKMDIISKNNDTICPNIRKKIEKLRASCGGCVVHPALGGKFEVHQYDDKFVVHIGNHTCTCRVWDVSGIPCLHAVAVIHFMNQDPVHYVHRYYTVENYMLGYQLGLEPVRGEKMWPEVSGFKVKPPVIIKRVGRPKKKRARSATERDQQNPNKLRKTWVKMTCKNYGGVGHNTRGCKNEKVDIPTKEKGKRGRPAKPKDATSTSTSKGRSNRKTPQATDAATVARERNFARRGVGVFIAEGTGNIYTHAPFQRRVHHVNRVRGNREEATSTTHQGVSSTQESRNTSENAPRD is encoded by the exons ATGGAGGAACTACAAAGGCTTATTGTAGAATATGTACCACCTGATCTTCATAATGTAGAGGAGCAACAATCTGAGTATGAAGTTTCAGATGGGGATGTGCATTCCGATGAAACTGATGAGGATAGGGATTTGGGTAAGTCTAGCATAAGCAGAGTAGTTTATGATCCAAAGTGTGATCACAAAGAACTACAAATAGTTATTGGGATGATGTTTCAGGATGGATGGCAACGCAGGAGTGCTTTAACTTCATATTCCATAGAGAATGGGAAGTTCATACAGTTTAGAAGGGTTTCTAAACGTCAGTGTGAGGCTCGGTGCATTCCACCGTGTGAATGGAAAGTGTATGCTAGTGTAGTTAAAGAAGATCAGTCATTCTGCATCAAAAGATATAGGGGGTATCATAGCTGTCCAAGAGCAATGAGTAACAAACTTCTTACCTCTAAGTGGGTAGCAATGAAGTATTTAAATGTTTTCAGAGTTAGACCGGAATTGTCTATTGCAGAATTGAGAGCTGATATTGTTACAAGGTTTAAGTATGACTTGCCTAAAGATAGGTTATACAAGGCCAAATTTATTGCAAAAGAACTTGTTCGGGGTACAGTTGAGCACTATTATGGGCAGCTTAGGAGATACATTGCTGAATTGAGAAGGGTTGACAGGGAGGGTCGATTTGAGTTGTTGTTGGGTGATAATGTTGTTTTTCGAGGGTTATACATGGGATTTAGCAGCCTGATTAAGGGTTTCAAAAGGAGTTGTAGACCCTTAATTGGATTGGATGGTTGCTTCTTGAAGACTTATTTAGGTGGTATATTGTTGTGTGCTATAGGGAAAGATGGAAATGATCAAATGTATCCCATAGCATGGGCAGTTGTTGAAATAGAAAATGAGGAGAATTGGAGTTGGTTCCTCAAGTGTTTGATTGAGGATATGGGCATTGGAGATGGCAATGGATACGCTTTCATCTCAGATCAACAAAAG GGGTTACAGAATGCAGTAGCCTCACTGGCGCCATTTGCAGAGCACCGAAATTGTGCACGACATGTTTACATGAATTGGAagaaagagcataagggatcaACATTGAAAAACATGTTTTGGCGGGCTGTCAGAAGCACATATATTGAGGAGTACAAGGCTGCAATTGAAGAAATGAAACTTGAAGATCGGGCAGCCTATGAAGACTTCATCAATAGAGACACTCACAAGTTTTGTAAGGCTTTCATCTCCACTACTTGTTGTAGTGATATGGTAGATAATAATATAGCAGAAACATTTAATGGTTACATCTTAAATGCTAGAGGAAAACATATCATCCATATGTGTGAGGAGATTAGGTGTAATCAAATGGTTAGGCAGGTGAAGAAAATGGACATTATCTCTAAAAATAATGACACCATATGTCCTAATATTAGAAAGAAAATAGAGAAACTGAGGGCATCTTGTGGAGGTTGTGTAGTTCATCCTGCTCTTGGGGGTAAGTTCGAGGTGCACCAGTACGATGATAAGTTTGTTGTGCACATAGGCAATCATACGTGCACATGTAGGGTTTGGGATGTATCTGGAATACCATGTTTACATGCAGTAGCTGTTATACATTTCATGAATCAAGATCCAGTGCATTATGTACATCGATATTACACCGTTGAAAATTACATGTTAGGCTATCAGCTTGGTCTAGAACCAGTTAGAGGTGAGAAAATGTGGCCTGAGGTTTCTGGGTTTAAGGTTAAACCACCTGTGATAATTAAGAGGGTTGGTAGGCCTAAAAAGAAGAGGGCTAGGTCTGCTACGGAAAGAGATCAACAAAATCCCAACAAATTGAGGAAGACATGGGTGAAGATGACGTGCAAAAACTATGGTGGCGTAGGTCATAACACGAGAGGGTGCAAGAATGAGAAAGTGGATATTCCTACCAAAGAAAAG GGGAAAAGAGGGAGGCCTGCCAAGCCAAAAGATGCTACGAGTACTTCGACATCGAAGGGTAGATCTAATAGAAAGACACCTCAAGCAACTGATGCAGCAACTGTGGCTAGAGAAAGGAACTTTGCTAGACGAGGTGTTGGCGTATTCATAGCTGAGGGCACCGGAAACATCTATACTCATGCTCCATTCCAAAGGAGAGTGCACCATGTGAATCGTGTAAGAGGAAATAGAGAAGAAGCAACAAGTACTACTCATCAGGGGGTATCTTCCACACAAGAAAGCAGGAACACATCAGAGAATGCACCTAGAGATTAA